In the Engystomops pustulosus chromosome 2, aEngPut4.maternal, whole genome shotgun sequence genome, one interval contains:
- the LOC140116482 gene encoding keratin, type II cytoskeletal cochleal-like, whose protein sequence is MSHHSILASSGHKHFSSCSVALPKHSSSHSIFSHSSKHTGHGHKKQHCFSSASAHNIGHKGHKISVGSFHSGKSGHGSGFGIGSIGHGFGGSSGSGGITNVTVNQGLLAPLNLEIDPNIQRVRTEEKNQIKGLNNKFASFIDKVRFLEQQNKMLETKWALLQEQKTARCQIEPLFEAFISNLRRQLENLECERARLDAERNSMEGTVEELKRRYEEEVNRRTAAENEFVSLKRDVDAAFMNKAELQAKADSLTDEINFLRTLYDAEISQLQAQISDTSVVVSMDNSRDLDMDSIIAEVRAQYEDIANRSRAEAEAMYQSRFEDLRMAAGRNGNDLQNSKNEIAELNRTIQRLKGEIECAKSQRAALESAIAEAEERGEAAVRDAKNKLAELEAALQKAKQDMARQLREYQELMNVKLALDIEIATYKKMLEGEEHRLASDGHVNISVLHSSHGGKHHSSGKSHGGSSHHHQHHHKGGFSSGSHISIGKHHSSHGHGHHC, encoded by the exons ATGTCTCACCACTCCATCCTTGCATCTTCTGGACACAAGCACTTCAGCTCTTGTTCTGTTGCTCTACCTAAACACTCCAGCTCTCACAGCATCTTCTCCCATTCTTCCAAgcacacaggacatggacacAAGAAACAACATTGCTTCAGCAGTGCAAGTGCCCATAATATTGGACACAAAGGACATAAGATATCGGTTGGAAGCTTTCATTCAGGGAAAAGTGGACATGGATCTGGGTTTGGCATTGGTAGCATTGGTCATGGATTTGGAGGATCATCTGGCTCTGGTGGAATCACCAATGTTACGGTCAACCAAGGTCTTCTTGCTCCTCTGAACTTGGAGATTGACCCAAACATACAGAGAGTGAGGACTGAAGAGAAGAATCAAATCAAAGGTCTCAATAATAAGTTTGCTTCTTTCATTGACAAG GTGAGATTTCTGGAGCAGCAGAACAAGATGCTGGAGACCAAGTGGGCTCTTCTACAAGAACAGAAGACAGCCAGGTGTCAGATTGAGCCTTTATTTGAGGCTTTTATCAGCAACCTCAGGAGACAACTGGAGAATCTGGAGTGTGAGAGGGCTCGCCTGGATGCAGAAAGGAACAGCATGGAAGGAACCGTGGAAGAACTGAAGAGAAG ATATGAGGAGGAAGTCAACAGACGTACAGCTGCTGAGAATGAATTTGTTTCTCTTAAGAGA GATGTTGATGCTGCTTTCATGAACAAAGCTGAACTACAAGCTAAGGCTGACTCTCTGACCGATGAGATCAACTTCTTGAGGACCCTCTATGATGCG GAGATCAGTCAGCTCCAGGCTCAGATCtcagacacctcagtggtggtgtCCATGGACAACAGCAGAGACCTGGACATGGACAGCATCATCGCTGAGGTCAGAGCTCAATATGAGGACATTGCTAACAGAAGCAGAGCTGAGGCCGAGGCCATGTACCAGTCTCGG tTTGAGGACTTACGTATGGCTGCTGGAAGAAATGGAAATGATCTGCAGAACAGCAAGAATGAAATTGCTGAACTCAACCGAACAATTCAGAGACTTAAAGGAGAGATAGAGTGTGCTAAGTCCCAG CGTGCCGCCTTGGAATCTGCTATAGCAGAGGCTGAGGAACGTGGTGAGGCCGCTGTCCGAGATGCCAAGAATAAACTGGCAGAGCTGGAGGCTGCTCTACAGAAGGCCAAGCAGGACATGGCTCGCCAGCTGAGAGAATACCAGGAGCTGATGAACGTCAAACTGGCTCTGGATATTGAGATCGCCACCTACAAGAAGATGCTGGAAGGAGAAGAGCACAG ACTTGCTTCAGACGGCCATGTTAATATAT CTGTTCTACACTCCAGCCATGGTGGAAAGCATCATTCATCAGGAAAGTCTCATGGTGGAAGTAGCCATCATCACCAACATCATCATAAGGGAGGATTCAGCTCCGGCAGCCACATCTCCATTGGCAAACATCACTCTAGCCATGGGCATGGGCATCACTGCTAA
- the LOC140117652 gene encoding keratin, type II cytoskeletal cochleal-like has protein sequence MSHHHVSTITSSGHKNFSSCSVSLPKHSSSHSILSHSPKHTGHGHKSKHCFSSKSSHNIGHKGHKMSLGNHSGKSGHGSGFGIGSIGHGFGGSSGSGGITNVTVNQGLLAPLNLEIDPNIQRVRTEEKNQIKGLNNKFASFIDKVRFLEQQNKMLETKWAFLQEQKTARCQIEPLFEAFISNLRRQLENLECERARLEAERNSMEGTVEELRRRYEEEVNRRTAAENEFVSIKRDVDAAFLNKAELQARADSLTEEINFLRTLYDAEISQLQAQISDTSVVVSMDNSRDLDMDSIISEVRAQYEDIANRSRAEAEAMYQSRFEDLRNAAGRNGNDLQNSRNEIAELNRTIQRLKGEIECAKSQRAALESAIAEAEERGEAAVRDAKSKLAELEAALQKAKQDMARQLREYQELMNVKLALDIEIATYKKMLEGEEHRLHSDGHVNVSVLHSSTGGKHSGSSSHGGHHHHHHGHHHHHGHHHGGFSSSSHISKSKHHSSHGHGHHC, from the exons ATGTCTCATCATCATGTCTCCACCATCACCTCCTCTGGACACAAGAACTTCAGCTCTTGTTCCGTTTCCTTACCTAAACACTCCAGCTCTCACAGCATCTTATCCCATTCTCCTAAGCACACGGGGCATGGGCATAAGTCTAAGCATTGTTTCAGTAGCAAGAGCTCCCATAATATTGGACATAAGGGACACAAAATGTCCTTAGGAAATCACTCTGGGAAGAGCGGACATGGATCTGGATTTGGCATTGGTAGCATTGGTCATGGATTTGGAGGATCATCTGGCTCTGGCGGAATCACCAATGTTACGGTCAACCAAGGCCTTCTGGCTCCTCTGAACTTGGAGATTGACCCAAACATACAGAGAGTGAGGACTGAAGAGAAGAATCAGATTAAAGGACTGAATAACAAGTTTGCTTCTTTCATTGACAAG GTTAGATTTTTGGAACAACAAAACAAGATGCTGGAGACCAAGTGGGCTTTTCTACAAGAACAGAAGACAGCCAGGTGTCAGATTGAACCTCTGTTTGAGGCTTTTATAAGCAACCTCAGGAGACAACTGGAGAACCTGGAGTGTGAGAGGGCTCGCCTTGAGGCAGAAAGGAACAGCATGGAAGGAACAGTGGAAGAACTACGAAGACG ATATGAAGAAGAGGTCAACAGAAGAACAGCTGCTGAAAATGAATTTGTTTCCATTAAGAGA GATGTTGATGCTGCTTTCTTGAACAAAGCAGAACTTCAAGCCAGGGCCGACTCTCTGACCGAAGAGATCAACTTCCTGAGAACTCTATATGATGCG GAGATCAGTCAGCTCCAGGCTCAGATCtcagacacctcagtggttgtctCCATGGACAATAGCAGAGACCTGGACATGGACAGCATCATCTCTGAGGTCAGAGCTCAATACGAGGACATTGCTAACAGAAGCAGAGCTGAGGCCGAGGCCATGTACCAGTCTAGG TTTGAAGACCTGCGCAATGCGGCTGGAAGAAATGGAAATGATCTGCAGAACAGCAGGAATGAGATTGCTGAACTGAATCGTACAATTCAGAGACTTAAAGGAGAGATTGAATGCGCTAAATCCCAG cgtgCGGCTTTGGAATCTGCTATAGCAGAGGCTGAGGAACGTGGAGAGGCCGCTGTAAGAGATGCCAAGAGTAAACTGGCCGAACTGGAGGCCGCTCTACAGAAGGCCAAGCAGGACATGGCTCGCCAACTGAGAGAATACCAGGAGCTGATGAACGTCAAACTGGCTCTGGATATTGAGATCGCCACCTACAAGAAGATGCTGGAAGGAGAAGAACACAG ACTCCATTCCGACGGTCATGTCAATGTCT CCGTACTCCACTCCAGCACTGGAGGAAAACATTCAGGATCATCGTCCCACGGtggacatcatcatcatcatcatggccATCACCATCATCATGGCCATCACCATGGGGGATTTAGTTCCAGTAGCCATATCTCAAAATCAAAGCATCATTCAAGCCACGGCCATGGGCACCATTGTTAA